Proteins from a genomic interval of Acomys russatus chromosome 19, mAcoRus1.1, whole genome shotgun sequence:
- the LOC127202540 gene encoding olfactory receptor 2AE1-like, producing MWRWNQTSLEDFILQGLFDDSFNHHIFFIFTMVVFLTAVSGNSLTILLICSDSRLHTPMYFLLSQLSLMDLMHVLTTVPKMASNYLSGKKSISFVGCGIQHSLYLLAGSSECVLLALMSYDRYVAICRPLHYTLLMSRRVVVTMAVMSWLSGSVNSLTHTPILMSFHFCGSRVIHHFYCELPAVVKLVCGDISDYENKVYISSVILLLLPIILVCTSYGFILHSVIQMRSVGSKKNAFATCSSHLMVVSLWFGGCIFSYMRPRSLRTPLQDKIGSVFYSIVTPTLNPLIYTLRNRDVSKALKKLLRRDLLT from the coding sequence ATGTGGAGGTGGAACCAGACTTCTCTGGAAGACTTCATTCTTCAAGGGCTCTTCGATGACTCCTTCAACCACCATATATTTTTTATCTTCACCATGGTGGTCTTCCTTACTGCAGTGAGTGGCAACAGCCTCACCATCCTTCTCATCTGCTCTGACTCCCGTCTGCACACACCAATGTACTTCCTGCTCAGTCAGCTGTCCCTCATGGATCTGATGCATGTCCTCACAACTGTCCCCAAGATGGCTAGCAACTACCTGTCTGGCAAAAAGTCCATCTCCTTTGTGGGCTGTGGGATCCAGCACTCCCTGTATCTGCTGGCCGGTAGCTCAGAGTGTGTCCTCCTGGCCCTCAtgtcctatgaccgctatgttGCTATCTGCCGCCCCTTACACTATACTCTGCTGATGAGCAGAAGAGTGGTAGTGACGATGGCTGTCATGTCATGGTTGAGTGGATCAGTAAATTCCCTAACCCACACACCCATCTTGATGAGCTTCCATTTCTGTGGGTCAAGGGTCATCCACCACTTCTACTGTGAACTTCCAGCTGTTGTGAAGCTGGTGTGTGGGGACATCAGTGATTATGAGAACAAAGTGTACATCAGCAGCGtgattcttctcctcctccccatcattCTTGTCTGTACATCTTATGGATTCATTCTCCACAGTGTCATTCAGATGCGTTCAGTTGGGAGTAAGAAGAATGCCTTTGCCACATGTAGCTCTCACCTCATGGTGGTTTCCCTTTGGTTTGGTGGGTGTATATTCTCCTATATGAGACCTAGGTCCTTGCGCACCCCATTGCAAGACAAAATTGGTTCTGTTTTCTACAGCATCGTTACTCCCACTCTGAATCCCTTGATTTATACTCTCCGGAATAGAGATGTTTCTAAGGCTCTGAAGAAACTGTTGAGGAGAGACCTTCTCACCTAG